The following are encoded in a window of Thermodesulfobacterium geofontis OPF15 genomic DNA:
- a CDS encoding HU family DNA-binding protein, with protein sequence MNKAELVKRMAEIAEVPKAAAEKLLDAFMKAVEEAVSKGDKVVLVGFGSFQVVKRAAREGRNPRTGKPIKIPAKKVVKFKPGKKLEEAAQKS encoded by the coding sequence ATGAACAAGGCAGAATTAGTAAAAAGAATGGCAGAAATTGCAGAAGTACCAAAAGCAGCTGCAGAGAAACTTTTAGATGCTTTTATGAAAGCAGTTGAAGAGGCGGTGTCAAAAGGTGATAAAGTTGTGTTAGTAGGATTTGGAAGCTTTCAAGTAGTTAAAAGAGCTGCCAGAGAGGGTAGAAATCCAAGAACCGGTAAACCTATTAAGATTCCTGCTAAGAAGGTGGTAAAATTTAAACCTGGTAAAAAGCTTGAAGAAGCAGCTCAAAAAAGTTAA
- a CDS encoding phosphoribosylformylglycinamidine synthase subunit PurQ: MKKVKVLVFWGYGINCEVETAYAFKVSGAEPEIVHLSEIFFGEKRISDYHILCFPGGFLDGDHLGSAQACAHRFKFLKIKGKIPLWEELLKFLNQGGLILGICNGFQLLVKMGLLPGGKYLGQRKVTLTYNISGRFEDRWVYLKVNPNTPCIFLKGLEEIYLPVRHGEGNFIAENEEILEELKKNNQIALQYIDPETKEPTLKYPFNPNGSQEAIAGICDITGRIFGLMPHPEAFNHWTNHPRWTREKNKVAQGLYIFKNAVDWVKINLL; the protein is encoded by the coding sequence ATGAAAAAAGTTAAAGTTCTTGTTTTTTGGGGATATGGAATAAACTGTGAGGTAGAAACTGCTTATGCTTTTAAAGTATCTGGAGCAGAGCCTGAGATAGTTCATTTATCTGAAATTTTTTTTGGAGAAAAAAGAATTTCTGATTATCATATCCTTTGTTTTCCTGGGGGGTTTTTAGATGGAGATCATTTGGGTAGTGCTCAAGCTTGTGCACATCGTTTTAAATTTCTTAAAATAAAAGGAAAAATACCTCTTTGGGAAGAATTATTAAAATTTTTAAATCAGGGCGGACTTATATTAGGAATATGTAATGGGTTTCAACTTTTGGTGAAAATGGGTTTACTTCCTGGTGGAAAATATTTAGGACAAAGAAAAGTAACCCTTACTTATAATATTTCTGGTAGATTTGAAGATAGATGGGTCTATTTAAAAGTAAATCCTAATACTCCATGTATTTTTTTAAAGGGACTTGAAGAAATTTATCTTCCTGTAAGACATGGAGAGGGAAATTTTATAGCTGAAAATGAAGAAATTTTGGAAGAACTTAAAAAAAATAACCAGATTGCTCTTCAATATATAGATCCTGAAACCAAGGAACCTACTTTAAAATATCCCTTTAATCCTAATGGTTCTCAAGAAGCAATAGCAGGTATATGTGATATCACAGGAAGAATATTCGGACTTATGCCTCATCCAGAAGCTTTTAATCACTGGACTAATCATCCTCGTTGGACCCGAGAAAAAAACAAAGTAGCGCAAGGACTTTATATTTTTAAAAACGCTGTAGATTGGGTAAAAATTAACCTTCTCTAA
- a CDS encoding ChaN family lipoprotein — MRLFTYILFFLALFLPNLSLGTPPFLEIDLEIYPESNSLKGSFFIDKLKGEYKFITSDLTINEIQTSSEFIFEQEEFLKIFAKEESSLYISFEKALNPFLLPITIIHPPFPYPNKPFTYQIKLQIPDNLKNIEILIPSEESEIKRESNFLLYTFKTKTPLLDPCIIISTLKLEKIKFSYKNFIFHFYYFPQLYNLSEKDLKRFFENFKHFAQYLENLEIFPSSPKTFHIILVPEDFPKIQDFSNTLFINYSSLKDIKQFIHCLAKKEFEDEILLEEEEIKKGLITYLIDYQFSENKKDFRKLQALFPKNETKAFFYFLFLAEKLGEKNFINLFKKFYEESIFNYKSLKDFLIFVQQNYPEFKNFIIPYEEFQKLSLRGEIKAITQEKDFYLINLTLYTNLNSKNLVTPIPIPLKIETERESKFLVLNLEKETQDFQISVNEKPKAIFIDPEYKLWRDLNFEEIPNCIAKLFYSQGTIILKRDDLPIYKKLIDYFRKLGYKVSFSFVDFSEVSNFSENLIYLNISPLLWQFTPPSEGFYLKVLPNPYNSNYIIGYLYVSSQNELDWALKNLASLNFYSEIFIQSGKIISKKEDKTLEGIPIFIPAPLGKSCIKENFSFREEALKLINSQMVLVGIEKDSPFCKDYFKNFLQSIYNLNTNIVLALDLPPSFQKFLEDYFENKISESQFKENFKNIDYLNTEVVLEIINWAKMNKVKVFTIGTDSELFLKILNNGLKSLSQEELSKLPEIDILNPSYKKYLSSLFMASENLQKFNFENFYEAQVFRLEDLAEKIKKLLEIFNSKQFIIFIERDLIIKNWELPFYLQKRNILDFKIVNFN; from the coding sequence ATGAGGCTTTTTACTTATATTTTATTTTTTTTAGCTCTTTTTTTACCAAATCTTTCCTTAGGAACTCCTCCTTTTCTTGAAATAGACTTAGAAATTTATCCGGAGTCAAATTCTCTTAAAGGTTCTTTCTTTATAGATAAATTAAAGGGAGAATATAAATTTATAACTTCAGATCTAACTATTAATGAAATCCAAACCTCCTCTGAGTTTATTTTTGAACAAGAAGAATTTTTAAAAATTTTTGCTAAAGAAGAAAGTTCTTTATATATCTCCTTTGAAAAAGCCCTCAATCCCTTTCTTTTACCTATAACCATTATCCATCCACCTTTCCCCTATCCTAACAAACCTTTTACTTACCAAATTAAACTCCAAATTCCGGATAATTTAAAAAATATAGAAATTTTAATTCCATCAGAAGAATCAGAAATAAAAAGAGAGTCAAACTTTTTGCTTTATACCTTTAAAACTAAAACTCCTCTATTAGATCCCTGCATAATTATAAGTACTCTTAAATTAGAAAAAATTAAATTTTCTTATAAAAACTTTATTTTTCATTTTTACTATTTCCCACAGCTTTATAATTTATCTGAAAAAGATCTTAAGAGGTTTTTCGAGAATTTTAAACACTTTGCACAATATTTAGAAAATTTAGAAATTTTTCCCTCTTCTCCTAAAACATTTCATATTATTTTAGTTCCTGAAGATTTCCCCAAAATTCAAGATTTTTCAAATACTTTATTTATTAATTATTCATCCCTAAAAGATATAAAACAATTCATCCACTGTTTAGCTAAAAAAGAATTTGAAGATGAAATACTTTTAGAAGAGGAAGAAATAAAAAAAGGTTTAATTACCTATTTAATAGATTATCAATTTTCTGAGAATAAAAAAGATTTTAGGAAATTACAAGCTCTATTTCCTAAAAATGAAACAAAGGCATTCTTTTATTTCTTATTTTTAGCTGAAAAATTGGGTGAAAAAAACTTTATAAACCTTTTCAAAAAATTTTATGAAGAAAGTATTTTTAATTATAAAAGTTTAAAGGATTTTTTAATTTTTGTTCAACAAAATTATCCAGAATTTAAAAATTTCATAATTCCCTATGAGGAATTTCAGAAACTAAGTTTAAGGGGAGAAATAAAAGCTATCACACAAGAAAAAGATTTTTATTTAATAAACTTAACCCTTTATACTAATTTAAATTCGAAAAATCTGGTTACCCCTATACCCATCCCCCTTAAAATAGAAACTGAAAGGGAAAGTAAATTTTTAGTTTTAAATTTAGAAAAGGAAACTCAAGATTTTCAGATTTCTGTTAATGAAAAACCGAAAGCAATATTTATAGATCCAGAATATAAACTTTGGAGAGATTTAAATTTTGAAGAAATACCTAATTGCATAGCTAAACTTTTTTATTCTCAAGGTACCATTATTCTCAAAAGAGACGATCTTCCCATTTATAAAAAATTAATTGATTATTTTAGAAAATTAGGTTATAAGGTATCTTTTTCTTTTGTTGATTTTTCAGAAGTTTCTAATTTTTCTGAAAATTTAATTTATTTAAACATTTCTCCTCTTCTTTGGCAGTTTACCCCACCTTCTGAAGGCTTTTATTTAAAAGTTCTTCCCAATCCTTATAATTCTAATTACATAATAGGATATCTGTATGTTTCTTCCCAAAATGAATTAGATTGGGCTTTAAAAAATTTAGCTTCTCTAAATTTTTATTCAGAAATATTCATACAATCTGGGAAAATTATTTCAAAAAAAGAAGACAAAACTTTAGAAGGTATACCAATATTTATACCCGCCCCCTTAGGGAAATCTTGTATTAAAGAGAATTTTTCATTTAGAGAAGAAGCTTTAAAATTGATCAATTCTCAAATGGTTTTAGTTGGAATAGAAAAAGATTCTCCTTTTTGTAAAGATTATTTTAAAAATTTTTTACAAAGTATTTATAATTTAAACACAAATATCGTTTTAGCCTTAGATTTACCACCCTCTTTTCAGAAGTTTTTAGAGGATTATTTTGAAAATAAAATTTCGGAATCTCAGTTTAAAGAAAATTTTAAAAATATAGATTATCTCAATACGGAAGTAGTTTTAGAAATAATAAATTGGGCAAAAATGAACAAAGTGAAAGTATTTACTATTGGTACTGATTCTGAGCTATTTTTAAAAATTTTAAATAATGGATTAAAAAGCCTTTCACAAGAAGAACTTTCAAAATTACCTGAGATAGACATTTTAAATCCTTCTTATAAAAAGTATTTATCTTCATTATTTATGGCTTCAGAAAATTTACAAAAATTTAATTTTGAAAATTTTTATGAGGCTCAAGTGTTTAGATTAGAAGATTTAGCAGAAAAAATCAAAAAACTTTTAGAAATCTTTAATTCTAAACAATTTATTATATTTATTGAAAGAGATTTAATAATAAAAAATTGGGAACTACCTTTCTATTTACAAAAAAGAAATATCTTAGATTTCAAAATTGTCAATTTTAACTAA